A section of the Oncorhynchus gorbuscha isolate QuinsamMale2020 ecotype Even-year linkage group LG06, OgorEven_v1.0, whole genome shotgun sequence genome encodes:
- the LOC124037382 gene encoding neuronal acetylcholine receptor subunit beta-4-like: MMRTVCLCFCILIQGGLCAESEERLLKWLLSRERYNKLIRPASNRFEPVTIKLQVSLAQLISVHDREQIMITNVWLTQNWVDYRLSWEPSDFDGIDKLRIPSRHIWLPDIVLYNNADGIYEVTVFTNAIVLSNGTIFWLPPAIYKSACKIEVKHFPFDQQNCTLKFRSWTYDHTELQLYLKTGVASMDDFTPSGEWDILALPGRRTFSSSEPIYVDVTYDFLIKRNEYIPLFYTINLIIPCVLITSLTVLVFYLPSDCGEKISLCVSVLLALTVFLLLISKIVPPTSLDVPLIGKYLMFTMVLVTFSIVTSVCVLNVHHRSPSTHTMPHWVKVVFLDWLPALLCMRHPQNNSARQRLRQRRQLSLQKTKEASPGMDPGVASSPSSSPFLLSPGSYYLRKRSVRTQEGFLPTEQLSGRPWCGSSSSDISHSPDLQEAVDGVRFVADYMIRDNNKTVIEDWNLTSTKPTSSFTSTKPISNLISTKPTNSLTSTKPTSNLTSTKPTSNLKSTKPTSNLTSTKPTSNLTSTKPTSNLTSTKTNQQPHIHQTNQQPHIHQTNQQPHIHQTNQQPHVHQTNQQPHVHQTNQQPHVHQNQSAASQLTDKMTFPRRVTNVIAHILET; this comes from the exons GCGGTCTATGTGCGGAGTCCGAGGAGAGGTTGCTGAAGTGGCTACTGAGTAGAGAGCGTTACAACAAGCTGATACGACCGGCCAGTAACCGGTTTGAACCAGTTACCATCAAACTGCAGGTCTCCCTGGCACAACTGATCAGTGTG CATGACAGGGAACAAATTATGATCACCAATGTCTGGCTAACACAG AACTGGGTTGATTACAGGTTGTCATGGGAACCCTCAGACTTTGATGGGATTGACAAGCTCCGCATTCCGTCCCGTCATATATGGCTCCCAGATATTGTACTGTACAACAA TGCTGATGGTATCTATGAGGTGACAGTCTTCACCAACGCCATCGTCCTGTCCAACGGCACCATCTTCTGGCTCCCACCAGCTATCTATAAGAGTGCCTGCAAGATCGAGGTCAAACACTTCCCATTCGACCAACAGAACTGCACCCTGAAGTTCCGCTCGTGGACCTATGACCACACTGAG CTACAACTTTACCTCAA GACAGGTGTGGCCAGTATGGATGACTTCACGCCCAGTGGAGAGTGGGACATCTTGGCTTTACCCGGGAGACGTACTTTCTCCAGCTCAGAGCCCATCTACGTGGATGTGACCTACGACTTCCTGATCAAAAGGAATGAATATATa CCGTTGTTCTACACCATAAATCTGATTATCCCCTGTGTCCTCATCACCTCTCTGACTGTGTTGGTCTTCTACCTGCCCAGTGACTGTGGAGAGAAGAtcagtctgtgtgtctctgtactGTTGGCCCTCACTGTGTTCCTGTTGCTGATATCTAAGATCGTACCGCCAACCTCGCTGGACGTGCCCCTGATCG GTAAATACCTGATGTTCACCATGGTTCTCGTAACCTTCTCCATcgtcaccagtgtgtgtgttctgaatgtCCATCACCGTTCCCCCAGCACACACACCATGCCCCACTGGGTTAAAGTTGTGTTCCTGGACTGGCTGCCTGCCCTGCTGTGCATGAGGCACCCCCAGAACAACTCAGCCAGACAGCGTCTCCGTCAGAGGAGGCAGCTGTCGCTCCAGAAGACCAAGGAGGCTAGCCCAGGGATGGACCCTGGCGtggcctcctctccttcctcttcgcCATTCCTCCTATCTCCTGGGTCCTACTACCTCAGAAAAAG gagTGTGAGGACACAAGAGGGGTTTCTGCCCACGGAGCAACTGTCTGGTCGCCCGTGGTGTGGCAGCTCCAGCTCTGACATCAGTCACAGTCCTGACCTACAGGAAGCTGTGGACGGGGTGCGATTCGTAGCTGACTACATGATTAGAGACAACAACAAGACT GTGATTGAGGACTGGAA CCTGACGTCCACCAAACCAACCAGCAGCTTCACGTCCACCAAACCAATCAGCAACCTCATTTCCACCAAACCAACCAACAGCCTCACGTCCACCAAACCAACCAGCAACCTCACATCCACCAAACCAACCAGCAACCTCAAGTCCACCAAACCAACCAGCAACCTCACATCCACCAAACCAACCAGCAACCTCACGTCCACCAAACCAACCAGCAACCTCACGTCCACCAAAACCAATCAGCAGCCTCACATCCACCAAACCAACCAGCAACCTCACATCCACCAAACCAACCAGCAACCTCACATCCACCAAACCAATCAGCAGCCTCACGTCCACCAAACCAATCAGCAGCCTCACGTCCACCAAACCAACCAGCAACCTCACGTCCACCAAAACCAATCAGCAGCCTCAC AGTTGACAGACAAGATGACATTCCCCCGGAGAGTCACCAACGTCATAGCTCACATTCTCGAGACTTAG